A DNA window from Anastrepha ludens isolate Willacy chromosome 6, idAnaLude1.1, whole genome shotgun sequence contains the following coding sequences:
- the LOC128867265 gene encoding general odorant-binding protein 56d-like gives MCVYMYVVIAVYAKPAIIDAATLKMLNNCRKENNVSEKELGQYMANKLDAADSTHNFKCFVKCTIEKFGFYKNNMLDEVLATKFIMDNSKDKQSNEESVKDVIKKCNQMKGADACDTASQIVSCFVKAELKVFQ, from the exons atgtgtgtatatatgtatgt tgtgattgcggtatat GCTAAGCCGGCAATCATAGATGCAGCTACGCTGAAAATGCTCAATAACTGCCGCAAAGAGAACAACGTGTCCGAAAAAGAATTAGGTCAGTACATGGCTAATAAATTGGATGCCGCTGATTCCACACACAACTTTAAGTGTTTCGTCAAGTGTACAATCGAAAAGTTTggtttctataaaaataatatgctGGATGAGGTATTGGCCACCAAATTTATTATGGATAATTCCAAGGACAAGCAATCGAATGAGGAGTCTGTCAaggatgtaataaaaaaatgtaatcagaTGAAAGGGGCCGATGCCTGTGACACAGCCAGTCAGATTGTGTCGTGTTTCGTTAAAGCGGAATTGAAAGTTTTCCAATAA
- the LOC128867925 gene encoding general odorant-binding protein 56h-like, translated as MRTLYLFTVLTAFVTVLMCQSQADMEKLHKLCMNETNLTEAEIKQFFGNGMKASDAKDNMKCHTKCLMEKQGIIKDGVYVPSVAIKQLMLFPALKGHETEVTQAVNNCKYEKGANECDTAFKITMCIKEFKSHAP; from the exons ATGCGAACTCTATACCTTTTCACCGTACTGACTGCCTTTGTCACCGTTCTAATg TGTCAATCACAAGCCGATATGGAGAAATTACACAAGCTCTGCATGAATGAGACGAATCTAACAGAAGCGgagatcaaacaattttttgggaaTGGCATGAAAGCCAGCGATGCCAAGGATAATATGAAATGTCATACGAAATGTTTGATGGAGAAGCAAGGCATCATCAAGGATGGCGTTTACGTGCCTAGTGTAGCGATCAAGCAACTCATGCTATTTCCCGCATTAAAGGGGCATGAAACGGAAGTTACGCAGGCAGTGAATAATTGCAAATATGAAAAAGGTGCCAACGAATGTGATACAGCTTTTAAGATTACTATGTGCATTAAGGAGTTTAAATCTCATGCCCCATGA